One Scomber scombrus chromosome 4, fScoSco1.1, whole genome shotgun sequence genomic region harbors:
- the kctd9a gene encoding BTB/POZ domain-containing protein KCTD9a, whose protein sequence is MRRVTLFVNGTSKNGKVVAVYGAFSDLLSVASNKLGIKASCLYNGKGGLIDDITLIRDDDVLYVSEGDPFIDPQNEVKVAADSHGAHTDWLTLNIGGRLFTTTRSTLVSKEPESMLAHMFREKDVWGNKRDKHGAYLIDRSPEYFEPILNYLRHGQLIINEGINIRGVLEEARFFGIEQLAEQLEAAIKNSQPPEDHSPISRKEFVRFLLATPTKSELRCQGLNFSGADLSRLDLRYINFKMANLSRCNLTHANLCCSNLERADLSGANLDGANLQGVKMLCSNAEGASLKGCNFEDPSGLKANLEGANLKGVDMEGSQMTGINLRVATLKNAKLKNCNLRGATLAGTDLENCDLSGCDLQEANLRGSNVKGAIFEEMLTPLHMSQSVR, encoded by the exons ATGAGAAGAGTTACGTTATTTGTTAACGGGACATCTAAAAATGGCAAG GTTGTAGCAGTGTATGGAGCCTTCTCTGACTTACTATCCGTAGCAAGCAATAAGTTAGGAATCAAAGCCTCCTGTTTATACAATGGAAAAGGTGGTCTTATAGATGACATCACCCTTATAAG AGATGATGACGTGCTGTATGTATCAGAGGGAGATCCTTTCATTG ACCCTCAGAATGAAGTCAAGGTTGCAGCTGATTCGCATGGAGCTCACACTGATTGGCTGACCCTTAATATTGGTGGTCGTCTGTTTACCACCACCAG AAGCACCTTGGTCAGCAAAGAACCGGAGAGTATGCTCGCTCACATGTTTCGGGAGAAAG ATGTGTGGGGAAACAAGCGGGACAAGCATGGGGCTTACCTCATCGACCGAAGCCCCGAATACTTTGAGCCTATTCTCAACTACTTGAGACACGGTCAGCTTATTATCAATGAAGGCATCAATATACGAG GTGTCCTCGAAGAGGCTCGTTTTTTTGGAATTGAGCAACTTGCTGAACAGCTTGAAGCAGCAATCAAG AACTCTCAGCCTCCTGAGGACCACTCCCCCATTTCCCGCAAAGAGTTTGTGCGTTTTCTTCTGGCAACGCCCACCAAGTCAGAGCTCCGCTGCCAG GGTCTTAATTTCAGCGGGGCCGATCTCTCCCGGCTCGACTTGCGTTACATCAATTTCAAGATGGCTAATCTCAGCCGCTGCAATCTGACGCACGCTAACCTGTGCTGCTCCAATCTGGAACGGGCCGATCTGTCTGGAGCCAACCTGGAT GGTGCCAATTTACAAGGAGTGAAGATGCTCTGTTCCAATGCTGAGGGAGCTTCTCTCAAAGGATGCAATTTTGAAGATCCCTCTGGACTGAAGGCCAACCTGGAAG GAGCCAACCTGAAAGGGGTTGACATGGAAGGAAGCCAGATGACCGGCATCAACCTGCGTGTGGCCACTCTGAAAAATGCAAAGCTGAAGAACTGTAACCTGCGGGGCGCCACTTTAGCAGGAACTGATCTAGAG AACTGCGACCTGTCTGGCTGTGATCTACAAGAAGCCAACCTGAGAGGATCCAACGTGAAAGGAGCCATTTTTGAAGAAATGCTGACCCCGTTGCACATGTCCCAGAGTGTCAGATAA
- the ankrd39 gene encoding ankyrin repeat domain-containing protein 39, with protein MASDREHCACCSHPASSPSVHQTLSEMDFERGIWSAAIDGELERVKSLIQKGTQPNQRDSAGYTALHYASRSGHLAVCKFLLDNGACASPQTPGGATPLHRSAYCGHLDVVKLLLHHRADPMLCDDDGASPLHKAAERGHEEVCQLLLEHCPALCSQENKRLQLPYQLAPQGDLQQLLKPPR; from the exons ATGGCGTCTGATCGGGAGCACTGTGCGTGCTGCTCACATCCAGCCTCCTCTCCCAGTGTTCACCAGACGCTGAGTGAAATGGATTTTGAACGAG GTATCTGGTCTGCTGCGATTGATGGGGAATTGGAGAGAGTCAAGTCCTTGATCCAGAAAGGCACACAACCTAACCAGAGAGACTCAGCTGGATACACAGCTCTA cATTATGCAAGTCGCAGCGGTCATCTTGCTGTATGCAAGTTTCTTCTGGACAATGGCGCTTGTGCGTCTCCCCAGACACCAGGCGGTGCCACACCGCTCCATCGGTCAGCCTACTGTGGTCACCTGGATGTGGTTAAACTCCTGCTGCACCACAGGGCAGATCCAATGCTGTGTGATGACGATGGTGCATCTCCTTTGCATAAG GCTGCAGAACGGGGTCATGAAGAGGTGTGTCAGCTACTTCTTGAGCACTGTCCAGCACTCTGCAGCCAGGAGAACAAGAGGCTCCAGCTACCCTACCAGCTGGCACCTCAGGGAGATCTGCAGCAGCTCTTAAAACCACCTCGATGA
- the LOC133978720 gene encoding progonadoliberin-1-like, translating to MHRRMAMQTLALWLLLLGSVVPQICCQHWSYGLSPGGKRELDSLSDTMDDIVEGFPHVDTPCSILGCAEESPFAKIYRMKGLFGSVTNRENGHRNYKK from the exons ATGCACAGAAG AATGGCTATGCAAACTTTGGCACTGTGGCTGCTGCTTCTTGGATCAGTAGTGCCACAGATCTGCTGTCAGCACTGGTCATATGGACTGAGCCCAGGAGGGAAGAGGGAACTGGACAGCCTTTCAGACACAATGGACGAC ATAGTTGAGGGGTTTCCACACGTGGACACACCTTGCAGTATTTTGGGTTGTGCGGAGGAATCACCTTTTGCCAAAATCTACAGAATGAAAGGATTATTT GGCAGTGTGACCAACAGGGAGAATGGACAcagaaattataaaaaatga